A portion of the Pseudarthrobacter defluvii genome contains these proteins:
- a CDS encoding Gfo/Idh/MocA family protein, with protein sequence METATEAAGSAAGTSFTTAGRVALVGVHGFGTHHLRNLDRLQTAGKVDLVAVADPQPPAPGALPPSAAVYAGLDDLLKATPDLDLVIVATPIQTHAPLALAALATDAELYLEKPPVASLADFKRLREAAAASGRGVQIGFQSLGSHALKAIEDLLAAGTIGTLEGISATGRWVRDRAYYKRSRWAGKRSINGMDVVDGVATNPLAHAVATALRIAGARTTADVASVETELYRANDIESDDTSVIRIQTAAGLPITCALTICASESVEPYVTLQGSAGTAVFHYTEDRLTVLTAAARNEEEYGRDDLTENLLAHRARGVPLISSLEDSGAFMLVLEAVRTAPLPAPIDPAYVRWEGEGDAAHAVVAGIEEALEQAGREHATFSELGLPWAAAAPAVFDLQAC encoded by the coding sequence ATGGAAACGGCAACGGAGGCCGCCGGCAGCGCCGCCGGAACATCGTTTACGACGGCGGGGCGGGTTGCGTTGGTGGGGGTGCACGGCTTTGGCACCCACCACCTCCGGAACCTGGACCGCCTGCAGACGGCGGGCAAGGTGGACCTCGTTGCTGTTGCCGATCCGCAGCCCCCGGCACCAGGCGCACTGCCGCCGTCGGCCGCTGTTTACGCGGGGCTCGATGACCTCCTCAAGGCGACCCCGGACCTGGACCTGGTCATCGTTGCCACGCCCATCCAAACCCACGCCCCGCTGGCCCTGGCCGCCCTGGCCACGGACGCGGAACTGTACCTGGAGAAGCCGCCCGTCGCCTCCCTGGCGGACTTCAAGCGGCTGCGCGAAGCCGCTGCCGCGTCGGGCCGAGGAGTCCAGATCGGCTTCCAGAGCCTCGGATCACACGCCCTAAAGGCCATCGAGGACTTGCTGGCCGCCGGAACCATTGGCACCCTTGAGGGCATTTCCGCCACCGGCCGCTGGGTTCGGGACAGGGCCTACTACAAGCGCTCCCGCTGGGCAGGGAAACGCAGCATCAACGGTATGGACGTGGTGGACGGCGTGGCCACCAATCCCCTGGCCCACGCGGTGGCAACCGCCCTCCGGATTGCCGGGGCGCGCACCACTGCCGACGTCGCTTCCGTAGAAACCGAGCTGTACCGCGCCAACGACATCGAATCGGACGACACCTCCGTGATCCGGATCCAAACAGCGGCAGGCCTGCCCATCACCTGCGCCCTGACCATCTGCGCCTCGGAGTCCGTTGAGCCATACGTGACCCTCCAGGGATCTGCTGGAACGGCGGTTTTCCACTACACCGAGGACCGGCTCACGGTTCTAACAGCGGCGGCCCGCAACGAGGAAGAGTATGGCCGGGATGACCTGACGGAGAACCTCCTGGCCCACCGCGCCCGGGGTGTCCCGCTCATCAGCAGCCTTGAGGACAGCGGCGCCTTCATGCTGGTGCTGGAAGCAGTCCGGACAGCGCCGCTCCCCGCCCCCATCGATCCCGCTTACGTCCGTTGGGAGGGTGAGGGGGACGCGGCGCACGCGGTGGTGGCAGGCATCGAGGAAGCCCTGGAGCAAGCAGGCCGGGAGCATGCCACCTTCAGCGAACTGGGCCTGCCCTGGGCTGCAGCCGCTCCCGCCGTGTTTGACCTCCAGGCCTGCTGA
- a CDS encoding family 78 glycoside hydrolase catalytic domain has product MPRNPGQLYAVNLVTDGLAYCLTAAPSPVFGWQLGQDEDSDPALARQTGHELEVRAVHGGVLWGSGQVAGAFQRHVPYGGPQLEDDTDYAWRVRILDASGMPGPWSALQPFSTGLGDDSWQADWMRRAPGGRGPLEILNQALRVAASPFLPLPSPARRSVRLEARLRPVMGRAGLLLRSIGAGTGLLLEIGTTGEVVLRRARGWEIPSPAVPETEILASAAPARVQDPEQAPASWRNLTVTDDGRTIRVALDGFELLAVDEPAAVDEAGVLALHQGPRSQAEYAELRLTDTTPGRPETLVFDHRFDTNDDHGRACLAQWSRNTVHRQPDEWTLFRAALQLSGTVRRARLYVAAHHHAQLSVAGTPCLNTTSFGYPGEGYYDAADITEILAGQPAGSAVPVTALLHWYGPGQGRAAGIPGLLVRLTVDYDDGRRDVLTSGPGWSAGEAPYRQSGYRNDEGDPVEHLDGQAASSLDVADDLPAAVVTGRHPSSDFPRVHPRRTFLAGEFVAPRQFLTADDGTMVADFGQVLPGRPEVDFLDGVPGRTVMLRAGYALRPGGRVDAGKTVSQNTDMSFPYTQAAGPQQYRASVHLGFRYLELPGIEAADVSRVGALTVHGSHPGEGSFSSSDPVLDAVFGLLRDSALYGVQEQFVDTPTREKGQFLADAANISYATMALFGEHAFTAQALREFAWSASRYWTSNSEKGRYNAVYPNGDGKRDIPDFSLMLPEWAEEYHLRTGDLAMVRELLPHLRDTADYALRHVPTEGPTAGLVTTLGGGSGPYLHGIVDWPAPGRFGYDMECAAKTTVNAQAYSALVSTARLCGAAGDEPAAVHYLTAARTLAEAIRTHFRVDGVMVDGLHADGTASSHASQHATSFPLSLGITGPEYAAADAARLAGMGMRQGPMTVHRLVRALLARGRTDAVLDLLTSKDQPGWARLLDRGATFTWEAWDLEDGTDYSQSHAWSASVVKEILEHLLGIRYSTPGGNEVLIEPPLCRLEHARGSVSVGTGYVHANWRRAGGRMELECTIPPGATATVRMPAGTYGLNGPGTFRNQGTDAAVVVSAGEDGHQAGTTRDFRVHTGTWTFSPA; this is encoded by the coding sequence TTGCCGCGGAACCCGGGGCAGCTCTACGCCGTCAACCTCGTGACGGACGGTCTTGCCTACTGCCTGACCGCCGCCCCGTCCCCCGTGTTCGGCTGGCAGCTGGGGCAGGACGAGGACTCCGATCCCGCCCTGGCGCGGCAGACGGGCCATGAGCTTGAGGTCCGCGCCGTCCACGGCGGCGTGTTGTGGGGCTCCGGACAGGTGGCCGGCGCTTTTCAGCGGCATGTTCCCTACGGCGGACCCCAACTCGAGGACGACACGGACTACGCGTGGCGCGTGCGCATTCTGGACGCATCCGGAATGCCGGGGCCCTGGTCAGCGCTGCAGCCGTTCAGTACCGGGCTTGGTGACGACTCCTGGCAGGCCGACTGGATGCGCCGCGCCCCGGGTGGACGGGGGCCGCTGGAAATCCTGAACCAGGCGCTCCGCGTGGCTGCGTCGCCATTCCTGCCCCTTCCCTCCCCTGCACGTCGCAGCGTCCGGCTTGAAGCGAGGCTCCGCCCCGTGATGGGCCGGGCCGGGCTGCTCCTGCGCAGCATCGGCGCCGGAACCGGCCTGCTGCTGGAAATAGGCACCACCGGTGAAGTGGTGCTCCGCCGCGCGCGGGGATGGGAAATCCCTTCCCCCGCGGTGCCGGAAACCGAAATACTGGCGAGTGCAGCACCGGCACGCGTCCAGGACCCGGAGCAGGCCCCCGCGTCATGGCGGAACCTCACGGTCACAGATGACGGCCGGACCATCAGGGTTGCCCTGGACGGGTTCGAACTGCTGGCGGTTGACGAGCCCGCCGCTGTGGATGAGGCCGGGGTCCTTGCTTTGCACCAGGGCCCGCGGAGCCAGGCTGAGTACGCAGAACTGCGGCTTACCGACACCACTCCCGGGCGGCCCGAAACCCTCGTGTTTGACCACCGCTTCGACACCAACGATGACCATGGTCGTGCCTGCCTGGCGCAGTGGTCCCGAAACACCGTGCACCGGCAGCCCGATGAGTGGACCCTGTTCCGTGCTGCCCTCCAGCTGTCCGGGACGGTGCGGCGGGCGCGGCTCTACGTCGCGGCACACCACCACGCCCAGCTCTCCGTGGCTGGAACGCCCTGCTTGAACACCACCTCGTTCGGCTACCCGGGCGAGGGCTATTACGATGCCGCCGACATCACGGAGATCCTCGCGGGACAGCCGGCCGGCTCAGCAGTGCCGGTCACGGCCCTGCTGCACTGGTACGGCCCGGGCCAGGGCCGGGCAGCGGGCATCCCGGGCCTGCTGGTCCGGCTCACCGTGGACTACGACGACGGGCGCCGCGACGTTCTCACCTCCGGCCCAGGCTGGTCCGCCGGCGAGGCGCCGTACCGCCAGTCCGGCTACCGCAACGATGAGGGTGATCCGGTCGAGCACCTGGATGGGCAGGCCGCATCGTCGCTGGACGTGGCCGATGACCTGCCTGCCGCTGTGGTCACCGGCCGCCACCCGTCGTCGGACTTTCCCCGGGTGCACCCCCGCCGGACGTTCCTTGCCGGCGAGTTCGTGGCACCGCGGCAGTTCTTGACCGCCGACGACGGCACGATGGTGGCGGACTTCGGCCAGGTTCTTCCCGGCCGCCCGGAGGTGGATTTCCTGGACGGCGTCCCCGGCCGCACAGTGATGCTCCGCGCCGGCTACGCCCTCCGGCCCGGCGGCAGGGTGGACGCCGGGAAGACGGTCAGCCAGAACACGGACATGTCCTTCCCCTACACGCAGGCGGCCGGGCCGCAGCAGTACCGCGCCTCGGTGCACCTGGGTTTCCGCTACCTGGAACTGCCCGGCATCGAAGCCGCGGATGTGTCCCGGGTGGGCGCCCTCACCGTCCATGGCTCCCATCCGGGCGAGGGCAGCTTCAGCAGCTCGGATCCGGTTCTGGACGCGGTCTTCGGGCTGCTCCGCGACTCCGCCCTGTACGGGGTGCAGGAGCAATTCGTGGACACCCCCACCCGGGAAAAGGGCCAGTTCCTGGCCGATGCCGCCAACATCTCCTATGCCACCATGGCGCTCTTCGGTGAGCACGCCTTCACGGCGCAGGCGCTGCGCGAGTTCGCGTGGTCAGCAAGCCGGTACTGGACCTCCAACAGCGAAAAGGGGCGTTACAACGCCGTCTATCCCAACGGCGACGGCAAGCGCGACATCCCCGACTTTTCCCTGATGCTGCCGGAATGGGCCGAGGAGTACCACCTGCGTACCGGGGACCTGGCCATGGTGCGGGAACTGCTGCCGCACCTGCGGGACACGGCTGACTACGCCCTGCGCCACGTTCCCACAGAAGGTCCGACGGCGGGACTGGTCACCACGCTGGGCGGCGGCTCCGGTCCCTACCTGCACGGCATCGTGGACTGGCCGGCGCCCGGCCGGTTCGGCTACGACATGGAGTGCGCCGCCAAGACCACCGTCAACGCCCAGGCCTACTCCGCCCTGGTTTCCACCGCCCGACTCTGCGGCGCGGCGGGCGACGAGCCTGCGGCCGTCCACTATCTCACCGCTGCCCGTACCTTGGCGGAGGCCATCCGGACGCATTTCCGCGTGGACGGGGTGATGGTGGACGGGCTCCATGCAGACGGTACGGCAAGCTCCCACGCCTCGCAGCATGCCACCTCCTTCCCGTTGTCCCTCGGCATCACCGGCCCGGAGTACGCAGCCGCTGATGCCGCCCGGCTCGCAGGAATGGGCATGCGGCAGGGACCCATGACCGTGCACCGGCTGGTCCGGGCGCTGCTGGCCCGCGGCCGGACGGACGCCGTACTGGATCTCCTCACCAGCAAGGACCAGCCCGGCTGGGCGCGGCTCCTGGACCGCGGCGCCACCTTCACCTGGGAAGCATGGGACCTTGAGGACGGCACCGACTACAGCCAGTCCCACGCCTGGTCCGCCTCCGTCGTCAAGGAAATCCTCGAGCACCTGCTGGGCATCCGCTATAGCACGCCGGGCGGCAACGAGGTGCTGATCGAACCGCCACTGTGCCGGCTGGAGCACGCTCGCGGCAGCGTGTCGGTGGGCACTGGGTACGTGCATGCGAACTGGCGGCGGGCTGGCGGGCGGATGGAGCTGGAATGCACCATTCCGCCGGGGGCCACCGCCACTGTCCGGATGCCCGCCGGCACCTACGGGTTGAACGGGCCCGGGACCTTTCGCAACCAGGGTACGGATGCCGCCGTCGTGGTTTCCGCTGGGGAGGACGGCCACCAAGCGGGCACCACCCGGGACTTCCGGGTGCACACCGGAACCTGGACTTTCAGTCCGGCGTAG
- a CDS encoding MFS transporter, producing MPSRRTRPAQAALERISRPRWYHPLKHHNYRLFLAMQLAGSLGVWMQRLAQDWLVLQLTGSPAAVGAAVALQFLPMLVVGPLAGLVVDFFPKRRIMMVCQAVIVLLGMGLAAWAASGTLTVWVVYASCVALGVTAAVDQPTRQVFVNEVVGDAALRPAIGLNNALSQLGAMAGPALSGVLIAQAGPAAAFASNAVIGLVVLGLIAAVRLHELHPSVPAERGRGQVLAGFRYVRERPRLLLLILLAGLLGAFGMNGPVVLAAFAERVWHNGVEGFGLFNTVSAVGALAGALLAARLGNMGRKGIVAAAGLFGLSQLVAALMPSLVLFVAMLVVVGMMTLLFLTSAATAVQLEAGPAIRGRVMALYLPLLLGGHACGGLLAGWLTEQFGVRTGLVATGALSMLSAAVMGLLLWRHGRRHRQAPTPD from the coding sequence GTGCCGTCCCGACGCACCCGTCCCGCACAGGCAGCACTCGAACGAATCAGCCGGCCCCGCTGGTACCACCCCCTAAAACACCACAACTACCGGCTCTTCCTGGCCATGCAGCTGGCCGGCAGCCTTGGCGTGTGGATGCAGCGCCTGGCCCAGGACTGGCTGGTGCTGCAGCTGACTGGCAGCCCTGCAGCGGTGGGGGCCGCCGTCGCCCTCCAGTTCCTGCCCATGCTGGTGGTGGGTCCGCTTGCCGGACTGGTGGTGGACTTCTTTCCCAAGCGCCGGATCATGATGGTGTGCCAGGCCGTCATCGTGCTGCTGGGCATGGGGCTTGCCGCCTGGGCTGCGAGCGGCACTCTTACTGTCTGGGTTGTCTATGCCAGTTGCGTGGCCCTGGGCGTCACTGCCGCGGTGGACCAGCCCACGCGGCAGGTCTTCGTCAACGAGGTGGTGGGCGACGCCGCACTGCGTCCCGCCATCGGCCTCAACAACGCGCTGTCCCAGCTCGGCGCCATGGCCGGACCGGCGCTCAGCGGTGTGCTCATCGCACAGGCGGGACCGGCAGCGGCCTTCGCCTCGAACGCGGTGATTGGCCTGGTGGTGCTGGGCCTGATTGCCGCCGTCCGACTCCACGAGCTGCACCCCAGTGTGCCGGCAGAGAGGGGACGCGGCCAGGTGCTCGCCGGATTCCGGTACGTCCGCGAACGGCCACGGCTGTTGCTGCTCATCCTGTTGGCGGGCCTGCTGGGCGCGTTCGGCATGAACGGCCCCGTGGTCCTGGCAGCCTTTGCCGAGCGCGTGTGGCACAACGGCGTTGAGGGCTTCGGCCTGTTCAACACCGTCAGCGCGGTTGGTGCCTTGGCGGGTGCACTCCTGGCGGCCCGGCTGGGAAACATGGGCCGCAAAGGCATCGTGGCAGCGGCCGGCCTCTTCGGGCTGTCCCAGCTGGTGGCCGCGCTGATGCCCAGCCTGGTGCTGTTCGTGGCCATGCTGGTGGTGGTGGGCATGATGACGCTGCTGTTCCTCACCAGCGCGGCCACCGCGGTCCAGCTCGAAGCCGGTCCAGCCATCCGCGGCCGGGTCATGGCCCTGTACCTGCCGCTCCTGCTGGGCGGCCACGCGTGCGGCGGACTCCTGGCCGGCTGGCTGACCGAGCAGTTTGGTGTCCGGACCGGGCTGGTGGCCACCGGCGCCCTGAGCATGCTCTCCGCGGCCGTCATGGGACTGCTGCTGTGGCGGCACGGCCGGCGCCACCGGCAGGCTCCTACGCCGGACTGA
- a CDS encoding Poxvirus protein I5, translating to MSVMDSTTPASGQEPIPVNRFALFSETLLAGVLVLVLSLPLVTIPAAYAAGTAHLERHLNGRDDSVRGLWGLFKAALPGSWKLGITTAAAAVVIVLNLLLAWVGQLPGRGLVLPATLILAAGAAIVLLRTTSAWSDFAGSDSAGSATGKGTWRQALEAGQAAALRDWTGSLLLAAALFCAVVFVWMLAALFVVVPGTLIMAAAAVKLRSSRPRR from the coding sequence ATGAGTGTCATGGACAGCACCACACCCGCATCCGGCCAAGAACCCATTCCGGTGAACCGGTTCGCCCTGTTCTCCGAAACCCTCCTGGCAGGGGTACTGGTGCTGGTGCTGTCCCTCCCGCTCGTCACCATCCCGGCCGCCTATGCGGCCGGGACCGCCCACCTCGAACGGCACCTGAACGGCCGGGATGATTCCGTCCGCGGCCTGTGGGGGCTGTTCAAGGCTGCCCTGCCCGGCAGCTGGAAACTTGGAATCACGACGGCGGCAGCCGCCGTCGTGATTGTCCTCAACCTTTTGCTCGCATGGGTGGGGCAGCTCCCGGGCCGCGGCTTGGTCCTTCCTGCCACGCTCATCCTCGCCGCCGGCGCCGCCATCGTCCTGCTCCGCACAACCTCCGCATGGTCAGACTTCGCAGGATCCGACTCCGCAGGATCCGCAACCGGCAAAGGCACCTGGCGCCAGGCCCTCGAAGCCGGTCAGGCAGCCGCCCTCCGTGACTGGACCGGCTCGCTGCTGCTCGCCGCTGCCCTGTTCTGCGCCGTGGTGTTCGTCTGGATGCTCGCAGCCCTCTTCGTCGTCGTCCCCGGAACCCTCATCATGGCCGCCGCCGCAGTGAAGCTGCGCTCCAGCCGTCCCCGACGCTGA
- a CDS encoding carbohydrate ABC transporter permease, translated as MTTMATPTQSTPDTAPAYNPKSESAGAKRAKSVVFHAAALVLTAIVLYPGLWMIASSFKPNSEIGGQNTSLWSNNFSFDNFVTAMDGIGGVSTLQFFTNSLILALGAVVGTILSASVSAYAFARINFPGRSLFFGMMIATLLLPFHVVIIPQYIVFQQLGLVDTYVPLLIGKFLAADAFFVFLMVQFMRGLPTELDEAARIDGAGHARIFFSIMLPLMKPALISTSIFSFIWSWNDFLGPLLYLNTPDKYPLPLALRLFVDQTQSSDYGAMIAMSVLALLPVLIFFLIFQRYIVEGVSTQGLKG; from the coding sequence ATGACAACCATGGCAACCCCCACCCAGTCCACCCCGGACACTGCCCCTGCCTACAACCCCAAGTCCGAGTCCGCCGGGGCCAAGCGGGCCAAGAGCGTGGTCTTCCATGCCGCGGCGCTGGTCCTCACGGCTATCGTGCTGTACCCCGGCCTGTGGATGATCGCCTCGTCGTTCAAGCCCAACTCCGAAATCGGCGGGCAGAACACGTCACTGTGGTCGAACAACTTCAGCTTCGACAACTTCGTCACGGCCATGGACGGCATCGGCGGCGTATCCACCCTGCAGTTCTTCACCAACTCCCTGATCCTGGCCCTGGGCGCGGTGGTGGGAACCATCCTGTCCGCGTCTGTGTCGGCGTACGCGTTCGCCAGGATCAACTTCCCCGGCCGCAGCCTGTTCTTCGGGATGATGATCGCCACCCTGCTGCTGCCCTTCCACGTGGTGATCATTCCGCAGTACATCGTGTTCCAGCAGCTGGGCCTGGTGGATACGTACGTGCCGCTGCTGATCGGCAAATTCCTGGCCGCGGACGCGTTCTTCGTCTTCCTCATGGTCCAGTTCATGCGCGGCCTGCCCACGGAGCTGGATGAGGCGGCCCGGATCGACGGCGCCGGGCACGCCCGGATCTTCTTCTCCATCATGCTGCCGCTGATGAAGCCGGCCCTGATCTCCACCTCGATCTTTTCCTTCATCTGGAGCTGGAACGATTTCCTGGGCCCGCTGCTGTACCTGAACACCCCGGACAAGTACCCGCTGCCGCTGGCCCTGCGGCTCTTCGTGGACCAGACCCAGTCCTCGGACTACGGCGCCATGATCGCCATGTCTGTCCTGGCCCTGCTCCCCGTGCTGATCTTCTTCCTGATCTTCCAGCGGTACATCGTCGAAGGCGTCTCCACCCAGGGCCTCAAGGGCTAG
- a CDS encoding carbohydrate ABC transporter permease, producing the protein MTSSPTLSRRSASSAPVQLRKSKRNGVDARAGYTFLLPWLLGFIALTVGPMISSLYLSFTNYNLFEAPKWIGLDNYTTLFQDERFLQSVGVTLSYVVFGTPLKLAAALAVAMLLNSKRRGQGFYRSAFYAPSLIGASVSIAIVWKAMFGDSGPVDQGLSFFGINLGGWVGNPAMTMPMFILLTVWQFGAPMVIFLAGLKQIPGELYEAASMDGAGPVRKFFNITWPMLSPVIFFNLLMETIHAFQVFASAYIISNGDGGPAGSTLFYTLYLYLRGFSDFRMGYASAMAWLLVVVVGIITLIFFRTSKSWVHYSGDSR; encoded by the coding sequence GTGACTTCAAGCCCAACCCTGAGCAGGCGTTCGGCGTCGTCCGCTCCCGTGCAGCTTCGCAAGTCGAAGCGCAACGGGGTGGACGCCCGTGCCGGCTACACGTTCCTGCTGCCCTGGCTGCTGGGATTCATTGCCCTGACGGTGGGGCCGATGATCTCCTCGCTGTACCTGTCCTTCACCAACTACAACCTGTTTGAGGCGCCCAAGTGGATCGGCCTGGACAACTACACCACCCTCTTCCAGGACGAACGGTTCCTGCAGTCCGTGGGCGTGACCTTGTCCTACGTGGTCTTCGGCACCCCGCTGAAGCTCGCCGCCGCGCTGGCGGTGGCCATGCTGCTGAACAGCAAGCGCCGCGGCCAGGGCTTCTACCGGTCGGCGTTCTATGCTCCGTCGCTGATTGGTGCGTCCGTGTCCATCGCGATCGTCTGGAAGGCGATGTTCGGCGATTCCGGTCCGGTGGACCAGGGCCTGTCCTTCTTCGGGATCAACCTGGGCGGCTGGGTGGGCAACCCCGCCATGACCATGCCGATGTTCATCCTGCTGACGGTGTGGCAGTTCGGCGCCCCGATGGTGATCTTCCTGGCCGGGCTCAAGCAGATCCCCGGCGAGCTCTACGAAGCAGCGTCCATGGACGGCGCCGGCCCGGTGCGGAAGTTCTTCAACATCACCTGGCCCATGCTCTCCCCGGTGATCTTCTTCAACCTGCTGATGGAAACCATCCACGCGTTCCAGGTTTTCGCGTCGGCCTACATCATCTCCAACGGCGACGGCGGCCCCGCCGGATCCACCCTCTTCTACACCCTCTACCTGTACCTGCGCGGCTTCAGCGACTTCCGGATGGGCTACGCCTCGGCCATGGCCTGGCTGCTGGTGGTCGTGGTCGGCATCATCACGCTGATCTTCTTCCGCACGTCCAAGTCCTGGGTCCACTACAGCGGTGATTCACGATGA
- a CDS encoding ABC transporter substrate-binding protein, giving the protein MINRRHFLTTVAIGTASAAALSACGNGSGSSGQTGSADKPVTINYTWWGNDDRAERTRKAIALFESKNPDIKVNGNFTDFAGYWQKRATEAAGGGLPDVMQWDLSYLRDYGQRNQLLDLSTVKINTDAFEKSLLPSGQIKGKTYGIPTSTNAFAVYYDPAKLASLGIAEPTGKWTWSEFQSFLKEVGDKGNGTLYGSTDFTGVWWQFNIWLRQKNMQAFNSDGKLGFSKDDLKTWWNLNSKLRGTQAIVPEERVTQLKPKSPFGSNVSAAEVTWDNFMAGYLGDSGAKELKLVPVPSDDPNNLGLFLKPSMLMVASAKTKFKDAAARFIDFMVNDPEVGQIFKTSRGVPASKTQRDGTTFDGADKLVVDYEKSIEQYLKDAPEPPIVGFGTLEASFGRIASDLNYGKVTVDGAVDAWFKEAEDVIKQNA; this is encoded by the coding sequence GTGATCAACAGAAGGCATTTCCTCACAACCGTCGCCATTGGTACCGCATCGGCAGCAGCACTGTCGGCCTGTGGAAACGGATCCGGCTCGTCCGGTCAGACCGGCTCCGCGGACAAGCCCGTCACCATCAACTACACCTGGTGGGGTAACGACGACCGCGCCGAGCGTACCCGCAAGGCCATCGCCTTGTTCGAGTCGAAGAACCCCGACATCAAGGTCAACGGCAACTTCACCGACTTCGCCGGCTACTGGCAGAAGCGGGCCACCGAGGCCGCAGGCGGCGGGCTGCCGGACGTCATGCAGTGGGACCTGTCTTATCTGCGCGACTACGGCCAGCGCAACCAGCTCCTGGACCTCAGCACGGTCAAGATCAACACGGACGCCTTCGAGAAGTCCCTCCTGCCTTCAGGCCAGATCAAGGGCAAGACCTACGGCATCCCCACCAGCACCAACGCCTTCGCCGTCTACTACGACCCCGCCAAGCTTGCCTCCCTGGGCATTGCCGAGCCCACCGGCAAGTGGACCTGGTCCGAATTCCAGTCATTCCTGAAGGAAGTTGGCGACAAGGGCAACGGCACCCTCTATGGGTCCACGGACTTCACCGGCGTGTGGTGGCAGTTCAACATCTGGCTCCGGCAGAAGAACATGCAGGCCTTCAACAGCGACGGGAAGCTGGGTTTCAGCAAGGACGACCTGAAGACCTGGTGGAACCTCAACTCGAAGCTTCGCGGGACCCAGGCCATCGTTCCGGAAGAGAGGGTGACCCAGCTCAAGCCCAAGTCGCCGTTCGGTTCGAACGTCAGTGCTGCCGAGGTTACCTGGGACAACTTCATGGCCGGCTACCTCGGGGACAGCGGCGCAAAGGAACTCAAGCTGGTGCCCGTGCCGTCGGATGACCCCAACAACCTGGGCTTGTTCCTCAAGCCTTCCATGCTGATGGTGGCAAGCGCCAAGACCAAGTTCAAGGATGCTGCCGCGCGCTTCATCGATTTCATGGTCAACGACCCCGAGGTGGGCCAGATCTTCAAGACCTCCCGCGGCGTCCCCGCCTCCAAGACCCAGCGCGACGGTACCACCTTCGACGGCGCCGACAAGCTCGTGGTGGATTATGAGAAGTCCATCGAGCAGTACCTCAAGGATGCCCCGGAGCCGCCAATCGTCGGCTTCGGAACGCTGGAAGCTTCGTTCGGCCGGATCGCCTCCGACCTTAACTACGGCAAGGTCACCGTTGACGGTGCCGTCGACGCGTGGTTCAAGGAAGCCGAAGACGTCATCAAGCAGAACGCCTGA